One stretch of Toxoplasma gondii ME49 chromosome XI, whole genome shotgun sequence DNA includes these proteins:
- a CDS encoding ACR, YggU family COG1872 domain-containing protein (encoded by transcript TGME49_216275~Signal peptide predicted by SignalP 2.0 HMM (probability 0.829) with cleavage site probability 0.314 at residue 19), which translates to MRLGTFLGPAFLASLPRSAIPGIFFSSTGRQRDSLLFSPRPAFIRGTAMPKGIRQPAAAAAVKKKPETANKQEKRGERGDPGDAGLPCFLRAVDGGFTLAVHAKPGAKQSQIPSVNEQAEQLDVQIDAPAREGAANEELCEFIADALKLKKREVSLQSGHKSREKVLLLQTTRAPADIVAALKQHSGQAS; encoded by the exons ATGAGACTTGGAACTTTCTTAGGTCCCGCTTTTCTTGCCAGTCTTCCTCGTTCAGCGATTCCTGgcattttcttttcttctacCGGTAGACAGCGAGACTCCCTGCTGTTCAGTCCGAGACCGGCGTTCATCCGCGGAACCGCCATGCCAAAG GGGATCCGACAGCCtgcagcggctgcggcggtaaagaagaagccggagacagcgaacaagcaagagaagagaggcgaacgcggcGACCCAGGTGATGCGGGTCTTCCCTGCTTTCTGAGAGCCGTTGACGGAGGCTTCACGCTGGCGGTGCATGCCAAGCCAGGCGCGAAGCAGTCACAGATTCCGT CTGTCAATGAACAGGCAGAACAGCTGGACGTTCAGATCGACGCTCCTGCTCGAGAAGGAGCTGCGAATGAGGAACTCTGCGAGTTCATCGCTGATGCAT taaaactgaagaagcgcgaggttTCCCTGCAGTCGGGTCACAAATCTCGAGAGAAG GTTCTACTCCTCCAGACGACACGCGCGCCTGCGGATATCGTCGCTGCACTGAAGCAGCACAGTGGGCAGGCTTCTTga
- a CDS encoding eukaryotic initiation factor-2B, gamma subunit, putative (encoded by transcript TGME49_216260): MAPSAATSAPQTPAGSTEARRTNPFLEFQVVVLAGGSSSRLSSLTGTPKEKGGCCKAMLPVGNRPMLWYCLKNLQESRFGDAIVLTRQEEQAEILAYLRQEFPNAFQRLEVVGLGREAETGKSRGDFEEDDVVCGTAEALLQIKHLLVTDFFVITCDVIGPVDFFSLANLHRVENAACSVYLLRRDYLSEGASEILDRGAHGKAGKGGKKKATPEKVDKDANKGNPVAIAFEETETLLLGIQDRHSISHGAQLAIPKLTLFYHPSVFVKANLYDPHVYLFKLSALKILEDPKLRNTLTSIRFDLVPYMSLMQMTPQASLWSSSRLDCDVFDELLDSFDEPHKKREDKEQDRSREQGYTLANRPEQPRKGNKVVFALHPDCAGICCRVNNIHDYYEMNMKFCSNRMDELRGIMPEWMLPAQPAKKSPTMRDSTVAEGCTFAESAVIKRSIFGAEVSVGSKARVTASVLLEGGKIEEEATIQRCIVGRRATVGKGCKLTNCQVRHGYSVPPGTVAEDEVLPLFTDDA; the protein is encoded by the exons ATGGCGCCTTCTGCGGCGACTAGTGCCCCGCAGACCCCCGCCGGCTCCACGGAGGCGCGACGAACGAATCCTTTTCTTGAGTTCCAG GTTGTCGTTCTAGCCGGCGGAAGCAGTTCGCGCCTGTCGAGCTTGACAGGAACTCCCAAGGAAAAAGGCGGCTGCTGCAAGGCCATGCTGCCAGTGGGGAATCGCCCAATGTTGTGGTATTGTCTCAAGAATTTGCAGGAATCACGTTTTGGAG ACGCGATTGTCTTGACCCGTCAAGAAGAACAGGCAGAGATCCTCGCGTATTTGCGGCAAGAGTTTCCAAATGCGTTTCAGCGCCTCGAGGTCGTCGGTCTCGGCCGCGAGGCTGAGACGGGcaagagcagaggagacttCGAGGAAGATGACGTTGTCTGCGGAACTGCAGAGGCTCTCCTGCAAATCAAACATCTCCTTGTCACAGACTTCTTCGTCATCACCTGCGACGTCATCGGCCCCGTCGACTTCTTCAGTCTCGCCA ATCTGCACAGAGTAGAGAACGCAGCGTGCTCTGTGTATCTCCTTCGTCGAGATTATCTGTCTGAGGGAGCGTCGGAGATTCTCGACCGAGGTGCTCACGGAAAGGCGGGGAAGGGCGGCAAGAAAAAAGCCACCCCAGAGAAAGTCGACAAGGATGCGAACAAGGGCAACCCTGTCGCGATTGCTtttgaggagacagaaacgcttcTTCTGGGGATTCAAGATCGCCACA GCATCAGCCACGGGGCGCAATTAGCAATTCCGAAGTTGACTCTCTTCTACCATCCCTCCGTTTTCGTGAAGGCAAACCTGTACGACCCTCACGTGTATCTCTTCAAGCTGTCGGCTCTGAAGATTCTCGAGGACCCAAAACTCCGGAACACTCTGACCTCCATTCGC TTCGACCTCGTTCCCTACATGTCCCTCATGCAGATGACTCCACAAGCATCTC TCTGGTCTTCGAGCCGTCTCGACTGTGACGTTTTCGACGAGCTCCTGGACTCCTTCGATGAACCTCacaagaagcgcgaggacaAGGAACAAGACCGAAGCCGCGAACAAGGGTACACCCTGGCGAACCGTCCAGAGCAGCCT agaaaaggaaacaaggTCGTTTTCGCTTTGCATCCGGACTGCGCTGGAATTTGTTGCCGTGTCAACAATATTCACGATTACTACGAAATGAATATGAAA TTTTGTAGCAACCGCATGGACGAGCTCCGGGGGATCATGCCCGAATGGATGCTGCCTGCTCAACCGGCAAAAAAGTCACCGACT aTGCGGGACAGCACAGTGGCGGAAGGCTGCACGTTCGCCGAGAGCGCTGTGATCAAGCGAAGTATTTTCGGAGCCGAAGTGTCTGTGGGCTCCAAGGCCCGAGTGACTGCGAGCGTTCTCCTCGAAGGAGGAAagatcgaggaagaagcaacgaTTCAGAGATGCATTGTCGGCAGAAGGGCAACCGTCGGCAAGGGATGCAAG ctcACCAATTGCCAAGTTCGCCATGGCTACTCTGTGCCGCCGGGGACTGTTGCGGAAGACGAGGTTCTTCCTTTGTTCACAGACGACGCCTGA
- a CDS encoding hypothetical protein (encoded by transcript TGME49_216270): protein MALATPTAGGPGASTDLTGSSAAPSACPSSCDDFVFPLASLSEAQQWEEEQMHDESTNLISPFCPASEAQIHAALAFGNVTPSDVVLDLGCGDGRVCRTAVRLFSVSRALGVDINPFLVKEAEALTREEFPSCCSSLESSRFHFFELGIPADEDDEDSEQGEDGGGIPRKSGTAVLTSRRLLLTISRFVNDVVNLSAFAGVASKLVCVERKFEWMQRASFMVRVRFEEKVCMPTSSFLPARQQTSVWFARDQPSGSHLFVRETGKTVALHRRKKNCTNK from the exons ATGGCGCTGGCAACTCCCACCGCGGGCGGGCCTGGCGCCTCCACTGACCTTACGGGGTCCTCAGCTGCTCCGTCTGCCTGTCCGTCTTCCTGCGACGACTTTGTCTTTCCGTTGGCAAGCTTGTCTGAAGCGCAGCAGtgggaggaagagcagatGCACGACGAGTCCACGAATCTcatttctcctttctgtccgGCATCCGAGGCGCAGATCCACGCTGCCCTCGCCTTCGGAAACGTGACTCCCTCCGATGTTGTTCTGGACCTGG GCTGCGGCGACGGCCGTGTGTGTCGCACGGCTGTTCGCCTCTTTTCCGTGTCACGAGCTCTCGGCGTCGACATCAATCCGTTTCTCGTGAAGGAAGCCGAAGCTCTGACGCGAGAAGAGTTCCCCTCTTGCTGTTCTTCGTTGGAGTCTTCGCGGTTCCACTTCTTCGAGCTTGGCATTCCAGCTGATGAGGACGATGAAGACAGTGAGCAAGGCGAGGACGGCGGCGGGATCCCAAGGAAGTCAGGCACAGCAG TTTTGACAAGTCGGAGGTTGCTCCTCACAATCTCTCGATTTGTGAACGACGTCGTGAATCTCTCGGCGTTTGCGGGGGTGGCCTCCAAGCTCGTCTGTGTGGAGAGGAAATTTGAGTGGATGCAGCGCGCGTCCTTCATGGTTCGAGTCCGCTTCGAGGAAAAAGTCTGCATGCCTACGTCGTCCTTTCTTCCCGCCAGGCAACAAACGAGCGTCTGGTTTGCCAGGGACCAGCCCTCTGGAAGCCACCTTTTCgtgagagaaacagggaaaacTGTCGCTCTGCATCGACGCAAAAAAAACTGCACAAACAAGTGA